One genomic window of Salvelinus namaycush isolate Seneca chromosome 22, SaNama_1.0, whole genome shotgun sequence includes the following:
- the polh gene encoding DNA polymerase eta translates to MDCGKERVVALVDMDCFYVQVEQRLNPALKNTPCVVAQYKTWKGGGIIAVSYEARAHGVTRNMWADDAKKLCPDLQVARVRESHGKADLTHYREASVQVFEVMSRFAVLERASIDEAYMDLTAAVQQRLKSMTDQQVDPQLLKTSHVQGYPLAPLDQEEAAQDTTTDKEERRSSGLQQWLSSVSGGSGCAELQLALGAVIVEEMRAAVEQHTGYRCSAGISHNKVLAKLACGLNKPNRQTLLPLGSVPELFNSLPIGKIRNLGGKLGSSITETLEVENMGELTRFSQAQLGQHFGDKTGQWLYDLCRGIDFEAVKPRQLPKSIGCSKNFPGKTSLTTRERVQHWLYQLALELEERLTKDRELNGRVAKQLTVGVRQLGDKRPSSFSRCCSLARYDATKISSDSFAILKSLNTAGNHQAAWTPPLTLLHISASKFNDSPSAGAGGIASFLSSDVTSTQASTQSCSGSKKDSTPKRPGAIQSFFQRSAEKQRKDEEGEEEENDRGYGTFLPPSSFPVSFSVVERSVSEKEKTTSTVSSTSCHSSSVVSSSASPHTGITSFFQRKTLGRNQQPVTAASHSDSLATGRTRCSTVGYDTIGSVQLLTDTVGCEIAGSYTAPGAETCDEQTANTSSNQAEDQSLGSGEGTCTLSEEKQSEGSEFSYYPPSDPPQCLASVAKEDLLTCECCGQDVLAWEMPEHNDYHFALDLQNSFSSASTTTNTSLHSSSLSSSVTTASRPPLRAGALQLSRGKTRARGQSTPQPKRPRSQGGSTGTLDSFFKRS, encoded by the exons ATGGATTGTGGGAAGGAGAGGGTTGTCGCGTTGGTGGATATGGACTGTTTCTACGTGCAGGTGGAACAGAGGCTGAACCCAGCGCTGAAAAACACCCCGTGTGTGGTCGCACAGTACAAGACATGGAAGGGAGGCGG TATCATAGCTGTGAGTTATGAGGCCAGGGCCCATGGTGTCACCAGGAACATGTGGGCAGACGATGCCAAGAAACTGTGCCCAGATCTCCAGGTTGCAAGGGTCAGAGAGTCACATGGGAAGGCAGACCTCACCCA TTACCGGGAGGCGAGTGTACAGGTGTTTGAGGTGATGTCACGCTTCGCTGTGCTCGAGAGGGCCAGTATTGACGAGGCCTACATGGACCTGACTGCTGCGGTACAGCAGAGATTGAAAAGCATGACTGACCAGCAGGTAGACCCTCAGCTCCTGAAGACCAGCCACGTCCAGGGCTACCCACTGGCTCCTCTTGACCAGGAAGAGGCAGCACAGGACACCACAACTGATAAAG AAGAACGAAGGTCCAGTGGGCTGCAGCAGTGGCTGTCCTCTGTGTCAGGGGGCTCTGGCTGTGCAGAGCTGCAGTTGGCTCTGGGGGCTGTGATCGTCGAGGAGAtgagggctgcagtggagcagcaCACAGGCTACCGCTGCTCGGCAGGGATATCCCACAACAAG GTGCTGGCTAAACTAGCCTGTGGTCTGAACAAACCCAACCGCCAGACACTCCTGCCATTAGGCTCTGTTCCAGAGCTCTTCAACTCACTTCCCATTGGCAAAAT CCGAAACCTGGGGGGTAAGCTGGGGTCGTCCATCACGGAGACCCTGGAGGTAGAGAACATGGGGGAACTGACCCGCTTCTCTCAGGCCCAGCTGGGACAGCACTTTGGGGACAAGACTGG CCAGTGGCTGTATGACCTGTGTCGGGGGATTGACTTTGAGGCAGTGAAGCCCAGACAACTCCCTAAATCCATCGGCTGCAGCAAGAACTTCCCTGGGAAGACATCTCTCACTACCAGAGAGCGG GTGCAGCACTGGCTCTATCAACTGGCTCTGGAGCTGGAGGAGAGACTGACCAAGGACAGAGAGCTG AATGGTCGTGTGGCTAAGCAGTTGACTGTGGGTGTAAGGCAGTTGGGTGATAAAAGGCCCAGCAGTTTCTCTCGGTGCTGCTCGTTGGCACGCTACGACGCCACCAAGATCTCCTCGGACAGCTTCGCAATCCTCAAGAGTCTCAACACAGCAGGGAACCATCAGGCAGCATG GACTCCTCCCCTCACCCTGCTCCACATTTCGGCCAGTAAATTTAATGATTCACCCTCTGCCGGGGCCGGAGGAATTGCCAGCTTCCTGTCCAGTGATGTCACTTCCACCCAGGCCTCCACTCAGTCTTGCTCTGGTTCAAAGAAGGACTCCACCCCCAAGAGACCCGGTGCCATCCAGTCCTTCTTCCAAAGATCTGCAGAGAAACAGAGGAAggatgaagagggagaggaagaagagaatgATAGGGGCTATGGAACCTTTCTCCCGCCTTCTTCTTTTCCTGTGTCTTTCTCTGTAGTAGAGAGGAGTGTGTCTGAGAAAGAAAAAACAACCTCAACTGTCTCTAGTACATCTTGTCACTCTTCTTCTGTGGTCAGTTCATCAGCCAGCCCCCATACTGGCATCACTTCCTTCTTTCAGAGGAAGACTCTTGGGAGAAACCAGCAGCCCGTAACCGCAGCCTCACACAGCGACAGTCTCGCAACAGGCAGAACAAGATGTTCCACAGTAGGATATGATACAATAGGGAGTGTCCAACTTTTAACAGACACAGTTGGGTGTGAAATAGCAGGAAGTTACACAGCTCCCGGAGCTGAAACATGTGACGAGCAGACTGCGAACACTAGTTCTAACCAAGCAGAGGACCAATCTCTGGGGTCTGGGGAGGGAACTTGTACTCTATCAGAGGAAAAACAGTCTGAGGGGTCAGAGTTTTCCTACTATCCCCCTTCTGACCCGCCTCAGTGCCTGGCCAGTGTGGCCAAAGAGGACCTGCTGACTTGTGAGTGCTGTGGCCAGGACGTGCTGGCCTGGGAGATGCCTGAACATAATGACTACCACTTTGCCTTGGACCTACAGAACTCTTTCTCCTCTGCAAGCACAACCACCAACACCTCTcttcattcctcctctctctcctcctctgttacaACTGCCTCCCGCCCCCCTCTCAGGGCAGGCGCCCTTCAGTTGTCCCGGGGGAAGACGCGGGCCAGGGGCCAGTCAACACCCCAGCCTAAACGGCCCCGCTCCCAAGG